Proteins from one Phocoena sinus isolate mPhoSin1 chromosome 8, mPhoSin1.pri, whole genome shotgun sequence genomic window:
- the RAG1 gene encoding V(D)J recombination-activating protein 1, with translation MAVSLPPTLGLSSAPDEIQYPHIKFSEWKFKLFRVRSFEKAPENAQAEKQDSSEGKPSLEQSPAVLDTPGGQKPALTQLALKSHPKFLKKSHDDRKARDKAMHQANLRHLCRICGNPFKADGHNRRYPVHGPVDGKTQVLLRKKEKRATSWPDLIAKVFRVDVKADVDSIHPTEFCHNCWSFMHRRFSSAPCEAYSPRNATMEWSSHTTPCDICHIARQGLKRKRHQPSAQLSKKLRTVIDRAREVRRRKRRAQTGISSKELKKKIASCSKIHLSTQLLTLDFPAHFVKSVSCQICEHILADPVETSCKHVFCRICILRCLKVMGNYCPSCRYPCFPTDLESPVKSFLSILNSLMVKCPAKECNEEVSLEKYNHHVSSHKESKETFVHINKGGRPRQHLLSLTRRAQKHRLRELKLQVKAFADKEEGGDVKSVCLTLFLLALRARNEHRQADELEAIMQGRGSGLQPAVCLAIRVNTFLSCSQYHKMYRTVKAITGRQIFQPLHALRSAEKVLLPGHHPFEWQPPLKNVSSSTDVGIIDGLSGLSSSVDDYPVDTIAKRFRYDSALVSALMDMEEDILAGMRDQDLEDYLDGPFTVVVKESCDGMGDVGEKHGSGPAVPEKAVRFSFTIMKITIAHGSQNVKVFEEAKPNSELCCKPLCLMLADESDHETLTAILSPLIAEREAMKSSKLMLEMGGILRTFKFIFRGTGYDEKLVREVEGLEASGSVYICTLCDATRLEASQNLVFHSITRSHVDNLERYEVWRSNPYHETVEELRDRVKGVSAKPFIETVPSIDALHCDIGNAAEFYKIFQLEIGEVYKNPSASKEERKRWQAALDKHLRKKMNLKPIMRMNGNFARKLMTKETVEAVCELIPSEERHEALRELMDLYLKMKPVWRSSCPAKECPESLCQYSFNSQRFAELLSTKFKYRYEGKITNYFHKTLAHVPEIIERDGSIGAWASEGNESGNKLFRRFRKMNARQSKCYEMEDVLKHHWLYTSKYLQKFMNAHNALKASGFTINSQGSLGDSLDLEDAPESQNSMEF, from the coding sequence ATGGCTGTCTCTTTGCCACCCACCCTGGGACTCAGTTCTGCCCCAGACGAAATCCAGTACCCACATATTAAATTTTCAGAATGGAAATTTAAGCTATTCAGGGTGAGATCCTTTGAAAAGGCACCTGAAAATGCTCAAGCGGAAAAGCAAGATTCCTCCGAAGGGAAACCCTCTCTAGAGCAATCTCCAGCAGTCCTGGACACGCCTGGTGGTCAGAAACCAGCTCTGACTCAACTGGCATTGAAGTCCCACCCAAAGTTTCTGAAGAAATCCCATGATGACAGGAAAGCAAGAGACAAAGCCATGCACCAAGCCAACCTGAGACATCTCTGCCGCATCTGCGGGAATCCTTTCAAAGCCGATGGGCACAATAGGAGGTACCCAGTCCATGGGCCTGTGGATGGTAAAACCCAAGTCCTTTTacgaaagaaggaaaagagggccACGTCCTGGCCAGACCTCATTGCCAAGGTTTTCCGGGTCGATGTGAAGGCCGATGTGGACTCGATTCATCCCACTGAGTTCTGCCATAACTGCTGGAGCTTCATGCATAGGAGGTTTAGCAGTGCCCCGTGTGAGGCTTACTCCCCAAGGAATGCAACCATGGAGTGGTCCTCCCACACAACACCCTGTGACATCTGCCACATTGCCCGTCAGGGACTCAAGAGGAAGCGTCATCAGCCAAGCGCGCAGCTCAGCAAAAAACTCAGAACTGTGATTGACCGAGCTCGAGAAGTCCGTCGGCGCAAGAGGAGAGCTCAGACCGGGATCAGCAGCAAGGAACTGAAGAAGAAAATCGCCAGCTGCAGTAAGATACATCTCAGTACCCAGCTCCTGACACTGGACTTCCCGGCGCACTTTGTGAAATCTGTCTCCTGCCAGATTTGTGAACACATTCTGGCGGACCCTGTAGAGACCAGCTGTAAGCATGTATTTTGCAGGATCTGCATTCTCAGATGCCTCAAAGTCATGGGAAATTATTGTCCTTCTTGCCGGTACCCCTGCTTCCCTACTGACCTGGAGAGTCCAGTGAAGTCTTTTCTGAGCATCTTGAATTCCCTGATGGTGAAATGTCCAGCCAAAGAGTGTAATGAGGAGGTCAGCTTGGAAAAATATAATCACCATGTCTCAAGCCACAAGGAATCGAAAGAGACTTTCGTGCATATTAATAAAGGGGGCCGGCCCCGCCAGCATCTCCTGTCCCTGACCCGGAGGGCTCAGAAGCACCGTCTGAGGGAGCTCAAGCTGCAAGTCAAGGCTTTCGCTGACAAAGAAGAAGGTGGAGATGTGAAGTCGGTGTGCCTGACCTTGTTCCTGCTGGCTCTGAGGGCAAGGAATGAGCACAGACAAGCCGATGAGCTGGAGGCCATCATGCAGGGACGGGGCTCCGGCCTGCAGCCGGCTGTTTGCTTGGCCATCCGTGTCAACACCTTCCTCAGCTGCAGCCAGTACCACAAGATGTACAGGACTGTGAAGGCCATCACAGGCAGGCAGATTTTCCAGCCTTTGCACGCCCTTCGGAGTGCTGAGAAGGTCCTTCTGCCAGGCCACCACCCCTTCGAGTGGCAGCCACCTCTGAAGAACGTGTCTTCCAGCACTGACGTGGGCATTATTGATGGACTGTCTGGATTGTCCTCTTCTGTGGACGATTACCCGGTGGACACCATCGCCAAGCGCTTCCGCTATGATTCAGCTTTGGTGTCTGCTCTGATGGACATGGAAGAAGACATCCTGGCGGGCATGAGAGACCAAGACCTTGAGGACTACCTGGATGGCCCCTTCACCGTAGTGGTGAAGGAGTCTTGTGATGGGATGGGAGACGTGGGTGAGAAGCACGGCAGTGGGCCAGCAGTTCCGGAAAAGGCAGTTCGGTTTTCCTTCACGATCATGAAAATCACCATCGCTCACGGGTCACAGAACGTGAAGGTGTTTGAGGAAGCCAAGCCTAACTCTGAACTGTGTTGCAAGCCCTTGTGCCTCATGCTGGCAGATGAGTCTGACCACGAGACCCTGACGGCCATCCTGAGCCCTCTCATTGCCGAGAGGGAGGCCATGAAGAGCAGCAAATTAATGCTTGAGATGGGAGGCATCCTCCGGACTTTCAAGTTCATCTTTAGGGGCACCGGGTATGATGAGAAACTTGTCCGGGAAGTGGAAGGCCTCGAGGCTTCGGGCTCAGTCTACATTTGTACCCTTTGTGATGCCACCCGCCTGGAAGCCTCTCAAAATCTTGTCTTCCACTCCATCACCAGAAGCCACGTTGATAATCTGGAGCGCTATGAGGTCTGGCGTTCCAACCCATACCATGAGACGGTGGAGGAACTGCGGGACCGGGTGAAGGGGGTCTCGGCCAAACCCTTCATTGAGACGGTCCCTTCCATAGATGCACTCCACTGCGACATCGGCAACGCAGCTGAGTTCTACAAGATTTTCCAGCTGGAGATAGGGGAGGTGTATAAGAACCCCAGTGCCTccaaagaggagaggaaaagatgGCAGGCTGCCTTGGACAAGCACCTCCGGAAGAAGATGAATCTGAAACCGATCATGAGGATGAATGGCAACTTTGCCAGGAAGCTCATGACCAAAGAGACGGTTGAAGCAGTTTGTGAATTAATTCCCTCCGAGGAGAGGCACGAAGCTCTGAGGGAACTAATGGACCTTTATTTGAAGATGAAACCCGTCTGGCGGTCATCATGCCCCGCTAAGGAGTGCCCAGAATCCCTCTGCCAGTATAGCTTCAATTCACAGCGTTTTGCTGAGCTCCTCTCCACCAAGTTCAAGTATAGATACGAGGGTAAGATCACCAATTATTTTCACAAAACCCTGGCTCACGTCCCCGAAATTATTGAGAGGGATGGCTCCATTGGGGCCTGGGCAAGTGAGGGAAATGAGTCTGGCAACAAACTGTTCAGGCGCTTCCGGAAAATGAATGCCAGGCAGTCCAAGTGCTACGAAATGGAAGATGTCTTGAAACATCACTGGCTGTATACCTCCAAGTACCTGCAGAAGTTTATGAATGCTCATAATGCATTGAAAGCTTCAGGGTTTACCATAAACTCCCAGGGAAGCTTAGGGGACTCATTAGACCTA